In Euzebya rosea, a single window of DNA contains:
- a CDS encoding HNH endonuclease signature motif containing protein, producing the protein MGSGVVEAGEVTELVTHLHALASRFDPDAIPDCDVAGLVADLGRAGRIVDGMLTRAARRTAEADAHDTAGVRDAVTLIATATGTTPAAARKVLRTSAQLVDQPEVDRAVTDGTLSTDQAVVVSDTVADAPDRAGELIVDATSQTLPELRKKARDIRTAADPDREATRRRHLARRAFRSWTETDGEWKAFLQAPGDLGARIEAALRGEHDAVFRAAHAAGRREDDACYRFDALLNLLDHPTTGPITIDSSSPTGEDSQAVSTTTPAQPTFPGTDDTADPSSNAADTSGIGTSDPQRDRTGPDGHKGSDPTTSDPSAGSGGHPASRRHRPSGRQTKVIIRVDGSALVRGELADDEICEIAGIGPVALSAVREQMLDAHIAYVITNATDVTVAHLGRQVTAKQRTALHARGYRCEVPGCTADHLLEIDHVTGWAITRTTRLDDLAWLCTAHHRDKTRRNHQLHGPPGQRIWTTESGVEISRDPPLAA; encoded by the coding sequence ATGGGGTCAGGGGTGGTGGAGGCGGGTGAGGTGACCGAGCTGGTCACCCACCTGCATGCCCTTGCCTCCCGGTTCGACCCCGATGCCATCCCCGACTGCGACGTCGCCGGGCTGGTTGCCGACCTGGGTCGTGCCGGCCGGATCGTTGATGGGATGCTCACCAGGGCGGCCCGACGGACTGCCGAGGCCGACGCCCACGACACAGCTGGGGTGAGGGATGCGGTGACGTTGATCGCCACCGCCACCGGTACCACCCCTGCGGCGGCAAGGAAGGTGCTGCGCACCTCCGCACAGCTGGTCGACCAGCCCGAGGTGGACCGGGCGGTGACCGACGGGACCCTCTCCACCGACCAGGCGGTGGTGGTGTCCGACACCGTGGCTGATGCACCCGATCGTGCCGGTGAGCTGATCGTGGACGCCACCTCCCAGACGTTGCCGGAGCTGCGGAAGAAGGCGCGTGACATCCGCACCGCTGCTGATCCGGACCGGGAAGCAACCCGCCGTCGGCATCTGGCACGGCGGGCGTTTCGGTCGTGGACGGAGACCGATGGCGAGTGGAAGGCGTTCCTGCAGGCCCCCGGAGACCTGGGTGCCCGGATCGAGGCGGCACTACGGGGCGAGCACGATGCGGTGTTTCGTGCCGCCCACGCCGCCGGCCGGCGGGAGGACGATGCCTGCTACCGCTTCGATGCCCTCCTCAACCTGCTCGACCACCCCACCACAGGCCCGATCACCATCGACTCGTCCAGCCCGACTGGCGAGGATTCCCAAGCGGTCTCCACGACCACGCCGGCCCAGCCGACGTTCCCCGGAACCGACGACACCGCCGACCCGAGCAGCAACGCTGCGGACACGAGCGGGATCGGTACCAGCGACCCCCAGCGGGACCGCACCGGCCCGGACGGGCACAAGGGCTCGGATCCGACCACGAGCGATCCAAGCGCCGGATCGGGCGGCCATCCGGCGTCGCGGCGACATCGGCCCTCCGGCAGGCAGACCAAGGTGATCATCCGCGTCGACGGCTCAGCCCTCGTCCGCGGCGAACTCGCCGACGACGAGATCTGCGAGATCGCCGGCATCGGCCCCGTCGCCCTGTCTGCGGTGCGTGAGCAGATGCTGGATGCCCACATCGCCTACGTCATCACCAACGCCACCGATGTCACCGTCGCCCACCTCGGCCGACAGGTCACCGCCAAACAACGCACCGCACTCCACGCACGCGGCTACCGATGCGAGGTACCCGGCTGCACCGCCGATCACCTGCTGGAGATCGACCACGTCACCGGATGGGCCATCACCCGAACCACCCGACTGGACGACCTTGCCTGGCTGTGTACGGCGCATCATCGGGACAAGACCAGACGCAACCACCAGCTCCACGGCCCACCCGGACAACGCATCTGGACCACCGAGAGCGGCGTGGAGATCAGCCGCGACCCACCCCTCGCCGCCTGA
- a CDS encoding metallopeptidase family protein, which produces MDAVDRETFDRLVDDGLERVPQALLDMLDNVVIVTEDEHPDEPDLLGLYEGIPLTERDFYAGALPDRISIYRLPLCAMCETREELVEEVAITVVHEIAHHFGIDDDRLHEWGWA; this is translated from the coding sequence GTGGACGCCGTTGATCGCGAGACGTTCGACCGCCTGGTCGACGACGGCCTCGAGCGGGTGCCGCAGGCGCTGCTGGACATGCTGGACAACGTCGTCATCGTCACCGAGGACGAACACCCCGACGAGCCGGACCTGTTGGGCCTCTACGAGGGCATCCCGCTGACGGAGCGCGACTTCTACGCCGGGGCCCTGCCAGACCGGATCAGCATCTACCGGCTGCCGCTGTGTGCCATGTGCGAGACGCGGGAGGAGCTGGTGGAGGAGGTCGCGATCACCGTCGTGCACGAGATCGCCCACCACTTCGGCATCGACGACGACCGCCTGCACGAGTGGGGATGGGCTTGA
- a CDS encoding calcium/sodium antiporter has translation MSDALFLLAGLAVLTFSADRFVEGAAGVSTLMNVPIVVVGAVVIGFGTSAPELLVSALASIDGRQDIAIGNIVGSNMANLTLVAGAAAAFATLPITLRIWQREIRLMLLAVGLLALVSIDLRIEAWEAVVLLVAAVLAIGQIMRWAAQDRAQGQDDLSDEVAEYVQDLTLRRAWTLTGLGLLGTLGGAQMLVTGAAGLAATLGVPEAVIGLTIVAVGTSLPELVTAVAAARKDERDLIVGNVVGSNIFNSLPVAGVAGLLDTTPLDGKLTLSLGLMVGVCVLFAIFARRGFQIERTEGLVLLGAFVAATVLTF, from the coding sequence GTGTCCGACGCCCTCTTCCTGCTCGCTGGCCTTGCCGTCCTGACGTTCTCCGCCGACCGCTTCGTCGAAGGGGCGGCCGGCGTCTCGACGCTGATGAACGTGCCCATCGTCGTGGTGGGTGCCGTCGTCATCGGGTTCGGGACCAGCGCCCCCGAGCTGCTCGTCTCGGCCCTCGCCAGCATCGACGGTCGCCAGGACATCGCGATCGGCAACATCGTCGGGTCCAACATGGCGAACCTGACGCTGGTCGCCGGTGCGGCTGCGGCCTTCGCGACCCTGCCGATCACCCTGCGGATCTGGCAACGCGAGATCCGGCTGATGCTGCTCGCCGTCGGCCTCCTCGCGCTGGTCAGCATCGACCTGCGCATCGAGGCGTGGGAAGCCGTCGTCCTGCTCGTGGCCGCCGTGCTCGCCATCGGACAGATCATGCGCTGGGCGGCGCAGGACCGGGCCCAGGGCCAGGACGACCTGTCCGACGAGGTCGCCGAGTACGTCCAGGACCTGACCCTGCGACGGGCGTGGACGCTGACGGGCCTCGGCCTGCTCGGCACGCTCGGCGGGGCCCAGATGCTGGTCACGGGTGCGGCCGGCCTGGCCGCCACGCTGGGCGTGCCCGAGGCCGTCATCGGCCTGACCATCGTCGCGGTCGGCACCTCCCTGCCCGAGCTGGTCACCGCCGTGGCCGCCGCCCGCAAGGACGAACGCGACCTCATCGTCGGCAACGTGGTCGGCAGCAACATCTTCAACTCCCTGCCCGTCGCCGGCGTCGCCGGTCTGCTGGACACCACGCCGCTGGACGGCAAGCTGACCCTGAGCCTCGGCCTGATGGTCGGCGTGTGCGTCCTCTTCGCGATATTCGCCCGGCGGGGCTTCCAGATCGAACGGACCGAGGGGCTCGTGCTGCTCGGCGCCTTCGTCGCGGCCACCGTCCTGACGTTCTGA
- the rpsP gene encoding 30S ribosomal protein S16, with amino-acid sequence MAVRMRLRREGKKKQPFYRVVVADARSPRDGRYIEDIGYYQPLNDPSTIEINSERALYWLGNGVQPSDQVKQLLRVTGIWEEFKPGDPGRDRTAKIEERRKAAEERDKKIAEAEAAAAKELADKAAAEEAERKAAEEAAAAEAAAEESGETAEATEGDEAAAEAPAEDAPAEADAEAATSDDA; translated from the coding sequence ATGGCAGTTCGCATGCGCCTGCGGCGCGAGGGCAAGAAGAAGCAGCCGTTCTACCGTGTCGTCGTCGCCGACGCCCGGTCGCCCCGTGACGGTCGCTACATCGAGGACATCGGCTACTACCAGCCGCTGAACGACCCCTCGACCATCGAGATCAACTCCGAGCGTGCGCTCTACTGGCTGGGCAACGGCGTGCAGCCGTCGGATCAGGTCAAGCAGCTCCTGCGCGTGACCGGCATCTGGGAGGAGTTCAAGCCGGGCGACCCCGGTCGCGACCGCACCGCCAAGATCGAGGAGCGTCGCAAGGCCGCGGAGGAGCGCGACAAGAAGATCGCCGAGGCCGAGGCTGCTGCCGCCAAGGAGCTGGCCGACAAGGCCGCCGCCGAGGAGGCCGAGCGCAAGGCTGCCGAGGAAGCCGCTGCCGCCGAGGCTGCTGCTGAGGAGTCCGGCGAGACCGCCGAGGCCACCGAGGGTGACGAGGCTGCGGCCGAGGCTCCCGCCGAGGACGCGCCGGCCGAGGCCGACGCCGAGGCCGCCACCAGCGACGACGCGTAG
- a CDS encoding KH domain-containing protein: MTSDVLDFIAKNLVDHPDDVDITTTEEEDGTIVLELRVHPDDMGKVIGKRGRTAKAIRTMVKAAATREGVNASVEIIE, translated from the coding sequence ATGACCTCCGACGTCCTGGACTTCATCGCCAAGAACCTCGTCGACCACCCCGACGACGTCGACATCACCACCACGGAAGAGGAGGACGGCACGATCGTCCTCGAGCTCCGGGTGCACCCCGACGACATGGGCAAGGTCATCGGCAAGCGCGGGCGCACCGCCAAGGCCATCCGCACGATGGTCAAGGCCGCCGCCACGCGCGAAGGCGTCAACGCCTCGGTGGAGATCATCGAGTAA
- the rimM gene encoding ribosome maturation factor RimM (Essential for efficient processing of 16S rRNA) yields MTEHSDPRVVVGRIGKPFGLGGQVYVFTDPDLEDSIEEGATYLAEGHGSLEVVAVRTQKGRTVVAFAGVDSREDAEALRGTILTVESDRVELGEDMIWVADLKGRQVIDDNGDLVGVVETVIDGHAHDYLVVARPDGGSVQLPMVEALLDWAADPIVVSPIPGLLDPDEAW; encoded by the coding sequence ATGACCGAACACTCCGACCCCCGGGTCGTCGTCGGCCGCATCGGCAAGCCGTTCGGTCTGGGCGGCCAGGTGTACGTCTTCACCGACCCCGACCTCGAGGACTCCATCGAGGAAGGGGCGACCTACCTGGCCGAGGGCCACGGGTCGCTGGAGGTCGTCGCGGTGCGCACCCAGAAGGGGCGCACCGTCGTGGCCTTCGCCGGCGTGGACTCCCGCGAGGACGCCGAGGCGCTCCGCGGGACCATCCTGACGGTGGAGTCCGACCGCGTCGAGCTCGGCGAGGACATGATCTGGGTCGCCGACCTCAAGGGCCGCCAGGTCATCGACGACAACGGCGACCTCGTCGGCGTCGTCGAGACCGTCATCGACGGCCACGCCCACGACTACCTCGTCGTGGCCCGCCCCGACGGCGGCAGCGTGCAGCTGCCGATGGTCGAGGCCCTGCTGGACTGGGCAGCTGACCCGATCGTGGTCAGCCCGATCCCCGGCCTGCTGGACCCCGACGAGGCCTGGTAG
- the trmD gene encoding tRNA (guanosine(37)-N1)-methyltransferase TrmD, protein MRIDILTIFPEWFSGPLTTSLLGKAVDRGILELRAHDLRRWTDDAHRTVDDAPYGGGAGMLMGPDPFFRAVEELYGSVEARPRTLLMTPRGRRLDQPTVTGMATEPALLLLCGRYEGIDERVHLHLAHDEISIGDVVLAGGEVAAAVVIEAVTRLVPGVMGNAESGVNESFADGLLEHPQYTRPATYRGWGSPDILRSGDHGRVAAWRTAHARTRTRLMRPDLLADERPDDRS, encoded by the coding sequence GTGCGGATCGACATCCTCACGATCTTCCCCGAGTGGTTCTCCGGGCCGCTGACGACCTCGCTGCTCGGCAAGGCCGTGGACCGGGGCATCCTCGAGCTCCGCGCGCACGACCTGCGCCGCTGGACCGACGACGCCCACCGCACCGTCGACGACGCGCCCTACGGGGGCGGCGCCGGCATGCTGATGGGCCCCGATCCGTTCTTCCGCGCCGTGGAGGAGCTGTACGGCTCGGTCGAGGCACGCCCGCGGACGTTGCTGATGACCCCCCGCGGGCGCCGGCTGGACCAGCCGACCGTGACCGGGATGGCCACCGAACCCGCCCTGCTGCTGCTGTGCGGCCGCTACGAGGGCATCGACGAACGGGTGCACCTGCACCTCGCCCACGACGAGATCTCCATCGGCGACGTGGTGCTGGCCGGGGGAGAGGTGGCGGCCGCCGTCGTCATCGAGGCGGTCACCCGCCTGGTGCCCGGGGTCATGGGCAACGCCGAGAGCGGCGTGAACGAGTCCTTCGCCGACGGGTTGCTCGAACACCCCCAGTACACGCGCCCGGCGACGTACCGTGGCTGGGGCTCTCCTGACATCCTGCGGTCGGGGGACCACGGCCGTGTCGCCGCCTGGCGCACGGCACACGCACGGACCCGCACGCGCCTGATGCGTCCAGACCTGCTCGCCGACGAGAGACCCGACGACCGATCGTGA
- the lepB gene encoding signal peptidase I, giving the protein MTSSSHTPSRRESVRPADLTGRQRDAATAGDPDADEQGPGLALRALRNVREGVQLIVVALLMAFVLKTVAIQAFYIPSGSMLDTLQLQDRVLVEKLTYRVRPPERGEIIVFRRPGLEDDGFSLTATATSFLEGLGLVEPDEDRDLIKRVIALPGETVEMIDGVVHINGTPLDEPYTRAESRDFPPVTVPGGHYYVLGDNRGNSLDSRFALGTIPEENVIGRAFVILWPPSNATLHMDQDYPNVGETPVPLGASSSVPATDGG; this is encoded by the coding sequence GTGACCAGCTCCAGCCACACGCCGTCGCGACGCGAGTCGGTCCGACCTGCCGACCTGACGGGTCGGCAACGGGACGCGGCCACCGCAGGTGATCCCGACGCCGACGAGCAGGGTCCGGGGCTGGCGTTGCGGGCCCTGCGGAACGTCCGTGAGGGCGTGCAGCTGATCGTCGTGGCGCTGCTGATGGCCTTCGTGCTCAAGACCGTGGCCATCCAGGCCTTCTACATCCCGTCGGGCTCCATGCTGGACACCCTGCAGCTGCAGGACCGGGTGCTGGTGGAGAAGCTGACCTACCGCGTCCGCCCGCCCGAACGCGGGGAGATCATCGTCTTCCGGCGGCCGGGACTTGAGGACGACGGCTTCTCGCTGACCGCCACCGCCACGTCGTTCCTGGAGGGACTGGGCCTCGTCGAACCCGACGAGGACCGTGACCTGATCAAGCGGGTCATCGCCCTGCCCGGCGAGACGGTGGAGATGATCGACGGGGTCGTGCACATCAACGGCACGCCGCTGGACGAGCCCTACACCCGGGCCGAGTCACGGGACTTCCCGCCCGTGACCGTGCCGGGCGGGCACTACTACGTGCTCGGCGACAACCGCGGCAACTCCCTGGACAGCCGCTTCGCCCTGGGGACCATCCCCGAGGAGAACGTCATCGGTCGGGCGTTCGTCATCCTCTGGCCGCCCAGCAACGCCACCCTGCACATGGACCAGGACTACCCCAACGTGGGCGAGACCCCGGTCCCGCTGGGGGCCAGCAGCTCCGTCCCGGCGACCGACGGTGGCTGA
- the rplS gene encoding 50S ribosomal protein L19 has product MNRTDFVDVETLRDDVPDFGPGDTLKVHVRVTEGERSRIQVFEGDVIARKGSGPRETFTVRKISFNGIGVERIFPVHAPIIDKIEVTRHGKVRRAKLYYLRDRVGKKAKIKEKRVN; this is encoded by the coding sequence ATGAATCGCACCGACTTCGTCGACGTCGAAACCCTCCGTGACGACGTCCCGGACTTCGGTCCCGGCGACACCCTGAAGGTCCACGTCCGCGTGACCGAAGGCGAGCGCTCCCGTATCCAGGTCTTCGAGGGCGACGTCATCGCCCGCAAGGGTTCTGGTCCGCGCGAGACGTTCACCGTCCGCAAGATCTCCTTCAACGGCATCGGCGTGGAGCGCATCTTCCCGGTGCACGCCCCGATCATCGACAAGATCGAGGTCACCCGTCACGGCAAGGTGCGTCGCGCCAAGCTGTACTACCTGCGCGACCGCGTCGGCAAGAAGGCCAAGATCAAGGAGAAGCGCGTCAACTGA
- the lepB gene encoding signal peptidase I, with amino-acid sequence MADLHLDSSEEGSSALDSEDSSDSSRRRRGRDDRSDKRAFWAELPFLIVVALVLAMLLKTFVVQAFYIPSSSMEPTLMVQDRVLVTKLAYLYREPRRGEIVVFRDSPEETIGGTDEGGFGDLVSSLASGLGFGAGDERDFIKRIIGLPGETIEMRGGVVYIDGEPIPEAATADGGYLSRPDLNDFGPVTIEEGHYFMMGDNRPNSSDSRFGLGQIPREDILGRAFVTIWPLDQIGTLDIAEYDAVPAEQ; translated from the coding sequence GTGGCGGACTTGCACCTGGACTCGAGTGAAGAGGGTTCCTCAGCGCTCGACTCCGAGGACTCCTCGGACTCGTCGCGTCGCCGACGGGGCCGCGACGACCGATCGGACAAGCGGGCCTTCTGGGCCGAGCTGCCGTTCCTGATCGTCGTCGCGCTCGTCCTGGCGATGCTGCTGAAGACCTTCGTCGTCCAGGCCTTCTACATCCCGTCCTCGTCGATGGAACCCACGTTGATGGTCCAGGACCGGGTGCTCGTCACGAAGCTGGCGTACCTGTACCGGGAACCGCGCCGCGGTGAGATCGTGGTCTTCCGCGACTCGCCGGAGGAGACCATCGGCGGGACCGACGAGGGGGGCTTCGGTGACCTGGTGTCCTCCTTGGCCTCGGGCCTGGGGTTCGGCGCCGGTGACGAACGCGACTTCATCAAGCGCATCATCGGCCTGCCGGGCGAGACCATCGAGATGCGCGGCGGCGTCGTCTACATCGACGGTGAGCCCATCCCCGAGGCCGCCACGGCCGACGGCGGCTACCTCTCGCGTCCGGACCTGAACGACTTCGGTCCGGTCACGATCGAGGAGGGCCACTACTTCATGATGGGCGACAACCGCCCCAACTCCTCCGACAGCCGCTTCGGGCTGGGCCAGATCCCCCGCGAGGACATCCTCGGTCGCGCGTTCGTCACCATCTGGCCCCTGGACCAGATCGGCACCCTCGACATCGCCGAGTACGACGCTGTGCCCGCCGAGCAGTGA
- a CDS encoding DUF2469 domain-containing protein, translating into MSMEDLERYESELELSLYREYRDVVGMFTWVVETERRFYLANNVEVTPRVVDGDTWFEVELSDAWVWDMYRPVRFLQTVRVLTFRDVNVEKLDHSSHPADARDLLS; encoded by the coding sequence GTGAGCATGGAGGACCTCGAGCGGTACGAGAGCGAGCTCGAGCTGTCGCTGTACCGCGAGTACCGCGACGTGGTGGGCATGTTCACCTGGGTCGTGGAGACCGAACGACGCTTCTACCTGGCCAACAACGTCGAGGTCACGCCCAGGGTCGTCGACGGGGACACCTGGTTCGAGGTCGAGCTGTCCGACGCGTGGGTGTGGGACATGTACCGCCCCGTCCGGTTCCTCCAGACCGTCAGGGTGCTGACCTTCCGCGATGTCAACGTCGAGAAGCTCGACCACTCCTCCCACCCGGCCGACGCCCGCGACCTGCTGTCGTAG
- a CDS encoding vanadium-dependent haloperoxidase, producing the protein MSRRRVLQGVGAGLGLAMVGAGPALATPATLAKHYDPAVLHGWVGALYRSQAQAFAWPTMAARFYGLTMLAGWEAIVDGVPNRRSLGGRLNGLGASPVAGAKKIHWPIAANAAIGHVAAAVAVGVPDSRTQAVRDGLQAHRQSTHTTLARGVSAANVNAAVRHGEAVGRWLVTWAAGDGFAQRNAGPTYVPPVGPGLWEVTHPNFGAAIEPNWHRVRPFALQVTRDDQGRAICPAAPVPHIPYSPTEGSDFHQQAMAVVEAKANLTDAQRMTAMYWRDNPDGVTGLPSGHWLQAASAASEDLGKDLGDTAEALTLMAICVADAFTSCWIEKYRTNLLRPITYIRQHIDPTWTTFVNTPAFPEYTSGHSVSSAAAAHALTTLLGNRPFVDRHSEGRVVTGNPVVNGTPTPFTLTARRFESFTHAADEAAISRLYGGIHYPMGITNGLTQGRRVAELVLATARTTPGNSTPR; encoded by the coding sequence ATGAGCCGTCGTCGGGTGCTGCAGGGCGTGGGTGCCGGGCTCGGCCTCGCGATGGTCGGGGCGGGGCCGGCCCTCGCGACGCCGGCGACGCTGGCCAAGCACTACGACCCCGCCGTGCTGCACGGATGGGTCGGCGCGCTGTACCGCTCGCAGGCCCAGGCCTTCGCCTGGCCGACCATGGCCGCCCGGTTCTACGGCCTGACGATGCTGGCCGGGTGGGAGGCGATCGTCGACGGCGTCCCCAACCGACGGTCGCTCGGGGGGAGGCTGAACGGCCTGGGTGCCTCCCCTGTGGCCGGGGCGAAGAAGATCCACTGGCCCATCGCCGCCAACGCCGCCATCGGCCACGTGGCCGCGGCTGTAGCGGTGGGTGTCCCGGACTCGCGGACGCAGGCCGTCCGCGACGGCCTGCAGGCCCACCGCCAGTCCACCCACACGACGCTCGCCCGCGGGGTCTCGGCCGCCAACGTCAACGCGGCGGTCCGCCACGGCGAGGCCGTCGGGCGCTGGCTGGTGACATGGGCCGCTGGCGACGGCTTCGCCCAGCGCAACGCGGGCCCCACGTACGTGCCGCCGGTCGGACCGGGCCTGTGGGAGGTGACGCACCCCAACTTCGGTGCGGCGATCGAGCCGAACTGGCACCGCGTGCGGCCGTTCGCGCTGCAGGTCACCCGTGACGACCAGGGCCGTGCGATCTGTCCTGCGGCCCCCGTTCCCCACATCCCGTACAGCCCGACGGAGGGGTCGGACTTCCACCAGCAGGCGATGGCGGTGGTCGAGGCGAAGGCCAACCTGACCGACGCCCAGCGGATGACCGCGATGTACTGGCGCGACAACCCCGACGGGGTGACCGGGCTGCCGTCCGGCCACTGGCTGCAGGCCGCCAGCGCAGCGTCGGAGGACCTGGGCAAGGACCTGGGCGACACGGCCGAGGCGCTGACGCTGATGGCCATCTGTGTCGCCGACGCCTTCACGTCGTGCTGGATCGAGAAGTACCGGACGAACCTGCTGCGGCCGATCACCTACATCCGCCAGCACATCGACCCGACCTGGACGACGTTCGTGAACACCCCGGCGTTCCCGGAGTACACCTCCGGCCACTCCGTCAGCTCGGCGGCCGCGGCACATGCGCTGACGACCCTGCTGGGCAACCGCCCCTTCGTCGACCGCCACAGCGAGGGCCGTGTGGTCACCGGCAACCCGGTCGTCAACGGGACCCCGACGCCCTTCACCCTCACCGCACGCCGGTTCGAGAGCTTCACCCACGCGGCCGACGAAGCCGCCATCTCACGGCTCTACGGCGGCATCCACTACCCGATGGGCATTACCAACGGCCTGACCCAGGGGCGGCGCGTGGCCGAGCTCGTCCTGGCCACCGCTCGCACGACGCCGGGCAACAGCACGCCTCGCTGA
- a CDS encoding TetR/AcrR family transcriptional regulator — MARQNRKQALLDAALEHFVQHGYEGTSVGTLADEVGVSKAAVSYHFPAKDDLAAELAEPLLDALDAVVPEENALLSWPEGVQHLIERYLDVLLTYPEVATWLEGDRSVRINSPIGRRLTHINHRMRRALVGRPLDPRARVAAAVALGALWRPVRNVPLEDVSRNRDLMIESALAPLRVVR; from the coding sequence ATGGCGCGCCAGAACCGCAAGCAGGCCCTCCTCGACGCGGCTCTCGAACACTTCGTCCAGCACGGGTACGAGGGCACCAGCGTCGGCACCCTGGCCGACGAGGTGGGCGTCAGCAAGGCCGCCGTCTCCTACCACTTCCCGGCCAAGGACGACCTCGCCGCCGAGCTCGCCGAACCGCTCCTCGATGCGCTGGACGCCGTCGTCCCGGAGGAGAACGCCCTCCTGTCGTGGCCCGAGGGCGTGCAGCACCTCATCGAGCGGTACCTCGACGTGCTGCTGACCTACCCGGAGGTGGCGACCTGGCTGGAGGGGGACCGGTCGGTGCGGATCAACTCGCCGATCGGTCGCCGGTTGACCCACATCAACCACCGCATGCGGCGGGCCCTCGTCGGCCGGCCGCTGGATCCTCGCGCGCGCGTGGCCGCCGCCGTCGCGCTCGGGGCCCTGTGGCGTCCCGTCCGCAACGTCCCGCTCGAGGACGTGTCGCGCAACCGGGACCTCATGATCGAGTCGGCGCTGGCGCCGCTGCGGGTGGTCCGATGA